A stretch of the Phoenix dactylifera cultivar Barhee BC4 unplaced genomic scaffold, palm_55x_up_171113_PBpolish2nd_filt_p 002821F, whole genome shotgun sequence genome encodes the following:
- the LOC103697173 gene encoding aminoacylase-1-like, with amino-acid sequence MVLQLIQKGPIKDIAGLPLATLANESNPWWPAFQQAIIASGGKLARPEILASTTDARFMRQMGIPALGFSPMANTPILLHEHNEFLKDTVFLRGIKVYEHVISALSSFPANSL; translated from the exons ATGGTTTTGCAGCTGATACAGAAAGGTCCAATAAAAGACATTGCAGGTCTCCCATTAGCAACACTAGCTAATGAATCTAATCCATGGTGGCCTGCATTTCAACAAGCTATCATTGCTTCCGGTGGGAAACTTGCTAGACCAGAAATTTTGGCTTCCACAACTGATGCTAGATTCATGAGACAGATGGGCATCCCTGCTCTTGGATTTTCACCAATGGCAAACACGCCTATCCTACTCCATGAGCATAATGAG TTCCTGAAGGATACTGTGTTTCTGAGGGGCATCAAAGTGTACGAGCATGTCATCAGTGCTTTGAGCTCCTTTCCAGCAAATTCACTATAG